Proteins encoded in a region of the Dreissena polymorpha isolate Duluth1 chromosome 6, UMN_Dpol_1.0, whole genome shotgun sequence genome:
- the LOC127834157 gene encoding uncharacterized protein LOC127834157, translating into MLRINLYRLRSKAEALLAGEQAGVRARRSTVEHIFNCRIIIEKHPKHKRELFYNFIHLTSLKKAFERVWHDRLWHVMRGFTIDKGPVEVIQDLNGNASSAVLLNGRTASRLREISGRVRQGCFSLSCPV; encoded by the coding sequence ATGCTACGCATCAACCTTTATCGATTGAGAAGTAAGGCCGAGGCACTGCTGGCCGGAGAGCAGGCTGGAGTCAGAGCTAGGAGAAGCACCGTGGAACACAttttcaactgcagaatcatcattgagaaacacccGAAGCACAAACGTGAGCTCTTCTACAACTTCATTCACTTAACTAGTTTAAAGAAAGCTTTCGAGCGCGTGTGGCATGATCGcctatggcatgttatgagaggATTCACCATTGACAAAGGGCCGGTGGAAGTCATTCAAGATCTCAACGGAAACGccagcagcgcagtacttctcaacgGACGGACAGCATCGAGACTTCGGGAAATCAGTGGGCGCGTCCGTCAGGGATGTTTTTCTCTATCCTGTCCTGTTTAA
- the LOC127835144 gene encoding uncharacterized protein LOC127835144, with amino-acid sequence MSTEHINRTLGGDGFFFLLNIPIKCNTIVVVFSELCISKQELEYIGFQLAFSLVARFRMFVLNFGFFFANSFYEFSEATADDKTISTDANEDRADNLAKQPGYSKNATAYIDNQTNDTTSMFINNDNMTSQNGRTIDDLNTTDAIENTGNSYKEKTGLNTNTNAYNDLPKGPPDGKALKAECCLHKKEDNNSPHGNNKSSNQDVLRKKTGQTDCRKLIFVGFQLISEPEKQYQESDKSKENYFQTKSLGKTWICGPDESHGKNPLVDIPVGLSDTEERLQESSPIYNVVSNLVGTNQRTYNSIANKKMRSMCEQCLMSKSEMRSKVNVSIKSNHEGIPVEEDDGKYLPTETTDCLVIKILSSKFINNAPSKKTNLYASWDTSNLRCIVFKDTPTPKDVSLYPLNELRKHDKKESRKIITEHAHAHATHKVLNDFKFETKLSEQMSVEQEVKQIINHLGCTCAQGPRELFLLPLMRGEEVDDPVEQLQRIVDTTVRGEPVPPQESMRFELLRSCTYRMFPKDGKPDVRKYAEAGFYYASNSDEVICYCCYKRISNWKADDDPIAVHRNISPTCRFHIDNSTVNVAKEVTAHVETEIMAQIQGGRQRNIPPHSSLLPTSQNAPRQTNVPNVTMSQRGDTSLPEYQPPVSTRELAKYQSMMPQMSRCETASSCRPQFQTGISVPQDNFRIPVINTKAVQPSEDEAEQVQPQQSQKLESLMRSDASAIVQSMGYDALIVRQALSDLLEKGETQPDAQAIMNEIFQIEDRT; translated from the exons ATGAGTACTGAACATATAAATAGGACACTAGGAGGCGACGGCTTCTTTTTTCTACTAAATATTCCTATAAAGTGCAACACGATTGTGGTGGTGTTTTCAGAATTGTGCATTTCGAAACAAGAACTCGAGTACATCGGTTTCCAATTAGCTTTCAGTTTGGTTGCAAGGTTCCGTATGTTTGTCCTGAATTTTGGGTTCTTCTTTGCGAATAGTTTTTACGAATTTTCCGAGGCAACAGCGGATGACAAGACTATTTCGACAGATGCAAATGAGGACAGAGCCGACAATCTTGCTAAACAGCCAGGTTATTCAAAAAATGCAACAGCATATATTGATAATCAGACGAATGACACTACAAGTATGTTCATAAATAACGACAATATGACAAGTCAAAATGGAAGAACGATAGATGATTTGAATACAACCGATGCTATTGAGAACACCGGCAATAGTTATAAGGAAAAGACGgggttaaatacaaatacaaatgctTATAACGATTTACCTAAAGGTCCACCTGATGGCAAAGCACTTAAagccgaatgttgtttacataaGAAAGAAGATAATAATTCGCCACATGGCAATAATAAATCTTCCAATCAAGATGTGCTTAGGAAGAAAACCGGTCAAACAGATTGTCGGAAATTGATTTTCGTAGGATTTCAGTTGATTTCAGAACCGGAAAAACAATATCAAGAAAGCGATAAATCAAAAGAAAATTATTTCCAGACAAAATCCTTAGGAAAAACCTGGATCTGTGGACCTGATGAAAGCCACGGAAAAAATCCCTTGGTCGATATCCCTGTAGGTCTATCTGATACGGAAGAACGTTTGCAAGAATCAAGTCCAATATACAACGTTGTTTCGAACTTAGTAGGTACAAATCAAAGAACTTATAATTCTATTGCAAATAAGAAAATGCGTTCGATGTGTGAACAATGTCTTATGTCGAAAAGTGAAATGAGAAGCAAAGTAAACGTGTCTATAAAGTCAAATCATGAGGGAATTCCCGTGGAGGAAGATGACGGAAAATATTTACCAACGGAAACAACAGATTGTCTTGTTATTAAAATACTTTCGTCAAAATTTATAAACAATGCACCGTCCAAGAAGACGAATTTATACGCCTCGTGGGACACATCAAATTTACGTTGCATTGTTTTCAAAGACACGCCAACTCCAAAGGATGTATCATTGTATCCATTGAATGAGTTGAGAAAACACGATAAAAAAGAGTCGAGAAAAATTATAACTGAACATGCCCATGCCCATGCAACACACAAGGtattgaatgattttaaattcgAGACTAAACTTTCAGAACAAATGTCAGTAGAGCAAGAAGTTAAGCAAATTATTAACCACTTAGGCTGTACATGCGCACAAGGCCCACGAGAATTATTCCTCTTACCCCTTATGCGTGGAGAAGAGGTAGATGACCCAGTCGAACAGCTGCAGCGGATTGTTGACACAACTGTGAGAGGTGAACCGGTCCCCCCTCAAGAAAGTATGCGCTTTGAACTTCTGAGGAGTTGCACGTATAGGATGTTTCCAAAAGATGGTAAGCCCGATGTCAGGAAATATGCTGAGGCTGGCTTTTACTACGCATCGAACAGTGATGAAGTTATTTGCTATTGCTGTTATAAACGTATAAGCAACTGGAAAGCAGACGACGATCCGATCGCTGTACATCGCAATATCTCACCAACATGTCGCTTTCATATCGACAATTCGACCGTCAATGTAGCAAAGGAAGTAACAGCACACGTCGAGACAGAAATCATGGCACAAATTCAAGGCGGGCGTCAAAGAAATATCCCACCACATAGTTCACTACTTCCAACAAGTCAGAATGCACCAAGacaaacaaatgtaccaaatgttACCATGTCCCAACGTGGCGACACCTCTTTACCCGAGTATCAGCCACCAGTAAGTACACGAGAATTAGCGAAATATCAATCCATGATGCCACAAATGTCGCGTTGTGAAACCGCCTCATCATGTAGACCGCAGTTCCAGACAGGCATTTCAGTGCCTCAAGACAACTTTAGGATTCCTGTGATCAACACAAAAGCAGTGCAGCCATCAGAGGATGAAGCAGAACAAG TGCAACCACAACAATCACAGAAACTGGAATCATTGATGCGGTCGGACGCCTCTGCCATTGTTCAAAGCATGGGCTACGATGCATTGATAGTTAGACAAGCATTATCCGATTTGCTTGAAAAGG GTGAAACGCAGCCCGATGCCCAGGCaataatgaatgaaatcttccaAATCGAAGATCGAACATAA